Proteins from one Gossypium raimondii isolate GPD5lz chromosome 8, ASM2569854v1, whole genome shotgun sequence genomic window:
- the LOC105790767 gene encoding pentatricopeptide repeat-containing protein At2g30780: MKRVLKISDAAAAQSEKLLLNLHKHPSKPKSLISLSCATPRSSLYRFYGDTVAPTTHAPLPNKVPVNVISLFIEKLSLADSQRGPNQELMQKVFQLRMELVNGVYSSGEVVQILEGRGDWLLGCYEYQGGVPARTKETDDRAFSELLKNLGSWPNLALEVFNWRRRKIEQGYPMTSEEYASGITIAGRIKNVDLAVELFSEADSKQLKTTSTYNALMSAYMFNGLIDKCQLVFRNLKKEPYCSPSIVTYNILISVFGRLMLIDHMEAAFQEIQHLNLSPNVSTYNNLIAAYVTAWMWDRMERTFHLMKAGPVKPDIDTHLLMLRGYAHSGKLDQMEETYQMLKHQVDVKTPLIRAMICAYCKSSVEDRTKKVEELLRLIPEDEYRPWLHVLLIRLYARENNLENMEKLIDEAFERKTSVFTVPVMRCIISTYFRYNSVDKLASFIKRAECAGWRICRSLYHCKMVMYGLQTRLEEMENVLNEMNNVRINHTKKTFLILYKAYLMCGKRHKVETVVGLMCKRGYRIPLETFLS, translated from the exons ATGAAGCGCGTTCTAAAAATCTCAGACGCCGCAGCAGCCCAATCGGAGAAGCTGCTATTGAATCTCCACAAGCACCCTTCGAAACCCAAATCTTTAATCTCACTTTCATGTGCTACTCCAAGATCCTCCCTTTACAGATTTTATGGAGACACTGTTGCCCCTACCACGCATGCTCCCCTGCCCAATAAAGTCCCCGTTAATGTTATCAGCTTGTTCATTGAAAAGCTTTCTCTGGCAGACTCCCAACGCGGCCCCAACCAGGAATTGATGCAGAAAGTGTTTCAGCTCAGAATGGAATTGGTCAACGGTGTTTATTCTTCAGGGGAAGTGGTCCAGATTTTGGAGGGGAGAGGTGATTGGTTACTTGGGTGTTATGAATATCAGGGTGGTGTGCCTGCGCGTACCAAAGAAACCGATGACCGTGCTTTTTCAGAGTTATTGAAAAATCTGGGTTCTTGGCCTAATTTGGCATTGGAG GTATTTAATTGGAGGAGAAGAAAGATAGAACAAGGTTATCCCATGACGTCGGAAGAATATGCTAGTGGCATCACTATTGCTGGTAGGATTAAGAATGTAGATCTTGCTGTTGAGCTTTTTTCCGAGGCTGATAGTAAGCAGCTCAAGACAACGTCTACCTACAATGCGTTAATGAGTGCCTATATGTTCAATGGTCTCATTGACAAATGCCAATTAGTGTTTCGGAATCTGAAAAAAGAACCGTATTGTAGTCCTTCAATTGTAACTTATAACATTCTTATATCAGTCTTTGGTCGTTTGATGCTGATTGATCACATGGAGGCAGCATTTCAGGAGATTCAACATTTAAATCTCTCCCCTAATGTAAGTACCTATAACAATTTAATTGCTGCATATGTGACTGCTTGGATGTGGGATCGGATGGAAAGAACTTTCCATTTGATGAAGGCTGGACCAGTTAAGCCTGATATTGATACTCACTTGCTTATGCTTCGAGGATATGCACACTCAGGGAAATTGGATCAAATGGAAGAGACATACCAAATGTTAAAGCATCAGGTGGATGTCAAAACCCCATTGATCAGAGCCATGATATGTGCATATTGCAAGAGTTCAGTCGAGGATAGGACTAAAAAGGTTGAGGAACTGTTAAGGCTAATTCCAGAAGATGAATACAGGCCTTGGTTACATGTCTTGTTGATTAGACTTTATGCTCGGGAGAATAATTTAGAGAATATGGAGAAGTTGATTGACGAGGCTTTTGAGCGCAAGACCTCTGTATTTACTGTTCCTGTAATGCGTTGCATTATCAGTACTTATTTCCGTTACAATTCAGTGGACAAACTGGCAAGTTTTATAAAGCGCGCAGAATGTGCTGGATGGAGAATCTGCAGGTCTTTGTATCACTGCAAAATGGTCATGTATGGCTTACAGACGCGCTTGGAAGAAATGGAGAATGTCCTTAATGAGATGAATAATGTCCGCATCAATCACACTAAAAAGACATTTCTCATATTGTACAAGGCATACTTAATGTGTGGTAAAAGACATAAGGTTGAAACTGTAGTGGGATTGATGTGCAAACGTGGCTATCGAATTCCGTTGGAAACATTTCTTTCATAA
- the LOC105790769 gene encoding histone H2AX, with product MSSAAATTTKGGRGKSKAKAVSRSSKAGLQFPVGRVARFLKKGRYAERVGSGSPVYLSAVLEYLAAEVLELAGNAARDNKKNRIIPRHIQLAVRNDEELSKLLGGVTIANGGVLPNIHQNLLPKKASKGKGEIGSVSQEF from the exons ATGAGCTCCGCAGCAGCAACAACCACCAAAGGAGGCCGAGGCAAGTCAAAGGCTAAAGCCGTTTCCCGATCCAGCAAAGCCGGACTCCAATTCCCCGTTGGTCGAGTTGCACGTTTCCTCAAGAAGGGACGATACGCCGAGCGCGTCGGATCTGGATCCCCTGTCTATCTCTCTGCCGTTCTCGAGTATCTAGCTGCTGAG GTTTTGGAATTGGCTGGAAACGCAGCAAGGGACAACAAGAAGAACAGAATCATTCCAAGGCACATTCAGTTGGCTGTGAGGAACGACGAAGAATTGAGCAAGCTGTTGGGAGGTGTGACGATTGCAAATGGTGGGGTTCTGCCAAACATTCATCAGAATCTGTTGCCAAAGAAGGCTTCGAAAGGGAAGGGCGAGATTGGTTCTGTTTCTCAAGAATTTTAG